The following are from one region of the Leucobacter sp. Psy1 genome:
- a CDS encoding Gfo/Idh/MocA family protein, whose product MSIKYGLIGLGMMGRHHARLLREVDGIDLIAVADAMGDPHGVAGDTPLLDSVHGLIEAGVEAAVVAVPTKFHEEVGLALAEAGVHTLIEKPVAHSLEAATRLVDAFDTADRVAAVGHVERFNPALMSLRGRIENGDLGDVYQIQTRRQGPFPVRIADVGVVKDLGSHDIDLTAWLAQSSYTSVAAQTAFRSGREHEDMVAITGKLANGTMVNHIVNWLTPFKERLTVVTGERGAYIADTLTADLSFFENGTTEGTWDAMTAFRGVSEGTITRFALDKREPLRSEHEAFRDATLGVRNEAVTLREGLETLRVAESAIESAATGETVHL is encoded by the coding sequence ATGAGCATCAAGTACGGTCTGATCGGCCTCGGCATGATGGGGCGTCACCATGCCCGTTTACTGCGCGAGGTGGACGGTATCGACCTGATCGCCGTGGCGGATGCCATGGGTGATCCTCACGGAGTGGCCGGCGACACCCCCCTACTGGACTCGGTGCACGGCCTCATCGAAGCCGGCGTCGAAGCCGCAGTCGTCGCGGTTCCCACCAAGTTCCACGAAGAGGTCGGCCTCGCTCTCGCCGAAGCGGGCGTGCACACGCTCATCGAGAAGCCGGTCGCGCACTCGCTCGAAGCGGCGACCCGCCTGGTCGACGCGTTCGATACGGCGGACCGCGTTGCTGCGGTCGGCCACGTGGAGCGGTTCAACCCGGCGCTCATGAGCCTCCGGGGCCGTATCGAGAACGGTGACCTGGGTGATGTGTACCAGATCCAGACGCGCCGGCAGGGGCCGTTCCCGGTTCGGATCGCGGACGTCGGCGTGGTGAAGGACCTCGGCAGCCACGACATCGATCTCACCGCCTGGCTCGCGCAGTCCTCCTACACCTCCGTAGCCGCCCAGACCGCCTTCCGCAGCGGTCGCGAGCACGAAGACATGGTCGCGATCACCGGCAAGCTCGCCAACGGCACAATGGTGAACCACATCGTCAACTGGCTGACCCCGTTCAAGGAGCGGCTGACCGTCGTCACCGGCGAGCGAGGCGCATACATCGCCGACACGCTCACCGCGGACCTCTCCTTCTTCGAGAACGGCACGACCGAGGGCACGTGGGATGCGATGACCGCGTTCCGCGGCGTGAGCGAAGGGACCATCACGCGGTTCGCGCTCGACAAGCGCGAACCGCTCAGAAGTGAGCACGAAGCCTTCCGCGACGCGACCCTGGGCGTGCGGAACGAAGCGGTCACCCTCCGCGAGGGGCTGGAGACGCTGCGCGTCGCCGAGTCGGCGATCGAATCGGCCGCAACGGGTGAGACAGTCCACCTCTAA